A genomic stretch from Candidatus Neomarinimicrobiota bacterium includes:
- the arsM gene encoding arsenite methyltransferase, which translates to MKINNEIKNIVQEKYAEIVTQKPSCCSPAAEMDYSAFSLDYTQMEGYMEEADLKLGCGIPTEFANIKEGDTVVDLGSGAGNDVFVARQITGNSGHVIGIDMTQEMVEKANLNKTKLGFKNIEFIQGDIEDLPLDDKMCNVVVSNCVLNLVPDKEKAFSEIYRILKPGAHFCVSDIVIEGEIPGGLKKSAELYAGCVSGALQKNDYLNKIKKAGFINIEIKKSREIVLPDALLKSFLDDIQLEKYNKSGLGIYSITVVASKN; encoded by the coding sequence ATGAAAATAAATAATGAAATAAAAAATATTGTACAAGAAAAATATGCTGAAATTGTTACACAGAAACCATCCTGTTGTAGTCCTGCAGCGGAAATGGATTATTCAGCATTTAGTCTTGATTATACCCAAATGGAAGGGTATATGGAAGAGGCGGATCTCAAACTTGGTTGCGGTATCCCAACTGAATTTGCAAACATAAAAGAGGGTGATACCGTTGTAGATTTGGGTTCTGGTGCAGGGAATGATGTTTTTGTCGCAAGACAAATTACTGGAAATAGTGGGCATGTTATTGGTATTGATATGACACAGGAAATGGTTGAAAAAGCAAATCTGAATAAAACAAAATTAGGATTTAAAAATATTGAATTCATCCAGGGGGATATCGAGGATTTGCCACTGGATGATAAAATGTGTAATGTGGTTGTGAGTAATTGTGTTCTAAACCTTGTCCCGGATAAAGAAAAAGCCTTTAGTGAAATCTATAGAATATTGAAGCCCGGTGCACATTTTTGTGTTTCAGATATTGTAATTGAAGGTGAAATACCCGGTGGATTAAAAAAATCAGCGGAATTGTATGCAGGTTGTGTTTCAGGCGCACTCCAAAAAAATGATTATCTAAATAAAATAAAGAAAGCCGGTTTCATTAATATTGAAATAAAAAAATCCAGGGAAATTGTTTTACCTGATGCTTTACTAAAATCATTTCTAGATGACATTCAAT
- a CDS encoding transposase: MENKRIRKTYDRDFKVSVMKLILEKHQSVSKVSRDLGVSQNTLHLWK; this comes from the coding sequence ATGGAAAATAAACGAATACGAAAGACGTATGATAGAGATTTTAAAGTATCAGTCATGAAGTTGATATTAGAAAAGCATCAAAGTGTATCCAAGGTGTCCAGAGATCTGGGCGTAAGTCAGAATACATTGCATTTATGGAAA
- a CDS encoding winged helix-turn-helix transcriptional regulator, with product MSLAKTETFNPSDNELADIAKALSHPARITILRILNELNTCITREIVDRIPLSQSTVSQHLKELKRVKLIKGEIEGPRTCYCLNEDVVKKTKNAYIKLFSTFNCC from the coding sequence ATGTCACTTGCAAAAACAGAGACCTTTAATCCATCTGACAACGAATTAGCCGATATAGCCAAAGCGTTATCACATCCTGCGCGAATTACTATCCTCCGCATCCTAAACGAACTCAATACCTGTATTACAAGAGAGATTGTTGACCGCATTCCACTATCACAATCAACGGTCAGCCAGCACCTGAAAGAGTTAAAAAGGGTTAAATTGATAAAGGGGGAGATTGAAGGTCCGCGTACATGTTATTGCCTTAATGAAGATGTAGTCAAAAAAACAAAAAATGCTTATATAAAACTTTTTTCAACATTCAATTGTTGTTAA